The following coding sequences lie in one Candidatus Auribacterota bacterium genomic window:
- a CDS encoding DUF2905 domain-containing protein, with product MDDLRLIGRYLIMAGVLLCIMGGLFLLSEKVTWLGHLPGDIHVERKNFRFYFPLGTCIALSVILSILLWLIRRR from the coding sequence ATGGACGATCTAAGATTGATCGGCAGATATCTTATTATGGCTGGAGTCCTGCTCTGCATTATGGGTGGACTATTTCTCCTGAGTGAGAAAGTAACATGGCTCGGGCATTTGCCCGGAGATATCCATGTCGAACGTAAAAACTTCCGCTTCTATTTCCCTCTCGGCACCTGTATCGCATTGAGCGTGATTCTCTCAATCCTTCTCTGGCTCATCAGGCGCAGGTAG
- a CDS encoding S-adenosylmethionine:tRNA ribosyltransferase-isomerase — protein MARLKTSDFHYDLPRAFIAQEPPPTRGASRLLVHHLVTGRVEHRRFSEFGEYLRERSLLILNDTKVIPARLYGRKAGTGGQVEVFLLREREGGEWECLLKPGVRLRRGAEIAFEGSRMTARVAGRKTSGVWSVHFEGGLSVMDEIEKIGHVPLPPYIKRANPKSPPYAKSAGGRQIPDPNIHEMPDGERQRIPDPRDREDRERYQTVYARQRGAVAAPTAGLHFSTELLERLASRGIETATLTLHVGLGTFRPVSEEYVADHRMHPEWYEIGEGAAERINRARGEGRQIVVVGTTAARALEAAADEGGVVRAGAAWTEIFIYPPYRFRVVENLLTNFHLPGSTLLMLVAALAGRERVLELYEIAKREGYRFYSYGDAMLILNPKSRIPNPKR, from the coding sequence ATGGCCCGTCTCAAAACATCCGATTTCCACTACGATCTTCCGCGGGCTTTCATCGCTCAGGAACCGCCGCCGACCCGGGGGGCTTCCCGCCTGCTTGTGCACCATCTAGTGACGGGGCGCGTCGAGCACAGGAGATTCAGTGAATTCGGGGAATATCTGCGTGAGCGCTCGCTTCTCATACTCAACGACACGAAGGTGATCCCGGCGAGGCTCTATGGCAGGAAGGCGGGCACGGGCGGGCAGGTAGAGGTGTTCCTCCTGCGTGAGCGGGAAGGGGGGGAATGGGAGTGCCTCCTCAAACCGGGCGTGCGGCTGAGGAGGGGCGCGGAGATCGCGTTCGAGGGCAGCCGGATGACCGCCCGGGTGGCCGGAAGAAAGACCTCGGGCGTCTGGTCCGTCCATTTTGAGGGTGGCCTGAGCGTTATGGACGAGATTGAGAAGATCGGTCATGTGCCGTTACCCCCGTATATCAAGAGGGCAAATCCCAAATCCCCCCCCTACGCCAAGTCTGCGGGGGGCAGGCAAATCCCAGATCCCAACATACATGAGATGCCCGACGGGGAGAGGCAACGGATCCCGGATCCAAGGGACAGGGAAGACCGTGAGAGATACCAGACGGTGTACGCGCGGCAACGGGGCGCGGTCGCCGCTCCGACCGCGGGGCTTCATTTCTCCACGGAACTCCTGGAGCGGCTCGCGTCACGGGGAATCGAAACGGCGACGCTCACCCTCCACGTCGGCCTGGGCACCTTCAGGCCGGTGAGCGAGGAGTACGTCGCGGACCACAGGATGCACCCCGAGTGGTACGAGATCGGGGAGGGGGCCGCGGAAAGGATCAACCGGGCCCGCGGCGAGGGGAGGCAGATCGTTGTCGTGGGGACGACCGCGGCCCGCGCGCTCGAGGCCGCCGCCGACGAAGGCGGTGTTGTAAGGGCGGGCGCGGCGTGGACGGAGATATTCATCTATCCCCCCTACCGGTTCAGGGTCGTGGAGAACCTGCTCACCAACTTTCACCTCCCCGGCTCGACGCTCCTGATGCTGGTCGCCGCGCTCGCGGGCAGGGAAAGGGTGCTCGAACTGTACGAGATCGCCAAGAGAGAGGGGTACAGGTTTTATAGTTACGGAGATGCCATGTTAATTTTAAATCCAAAATCAAGAATCCCAAATCCCAAAAGATGA
- a CDS encoding MBL fold metallo-hydrolase gives MPALCIAMGVSLGVCRGAEPAATPAPAKPLAVYFLEVGHGDATIITTPGGKCVLIDAAGGRKGGAAVLSFLEKKGIRRIDTVVMSHADGDHIGGMPAVLESPLEVGEFLDPGYPHTTGLYQRVLKSVKSRAGTRYRTPKAGDILDWGKELTVRVLSPSGKPRSTNDSSVVIQLRYGKVAFLFTGDVGSGVEKQMVRRNGKGLRSQILKVGHHGSKSSSSEPFLLSVKPEAAIVSTGSTDPDGPYIETIDRLREAGAKVYQTGLYGMITVISDGKGYRVLTERASGQAAPEIRETPVCTAPVITPREMPAATGAGVL, from the coding sequence TTGCCGGCTTTATGTATCGCCATGGGCGTCTCCCTTGGTGTGTGCCGCGGCGCGGAGCCGGCCGCCACGCCCGCCCCCGCGAAGCCGCTCGCCGTGTACTTCCTCGAGGTCGGGCACGGCGACGCCACCATCATCACCACGCCGGGGGGGAAGTGCGTGCTCATCGACGCCGCGGGAGGCCGCAAGGGGGGCGCGGCGGTCCTCTCGTTCCTGGAGAAAAAGGGAATCCGGCGGATAGACACGGTCGTGATGTCCCACGCGGATGGCGACCATATCGGGGGGATGCCCGCCGTTCTCGAGAGCCCGCTCGAAGTGGGAGAGTTTCTCGATCCCGGCTATCCTCACACGACCGGGCTCTACCAGCGGGTCCTGAAGTCCGTCAAGAGCCGTGCGGGGACACGGTACCGCACCCCGAAGGCGGGGGATATTCTCGATTGGGGAAAGGAGCTCACCGTCAGGGTCCTGAGCCCGTCGGGGAAACCGCGCAGCACGAACGACAGCTCGGTCGTCATCCAGCTCCGTTACGGGAAGGTCGCCTTCCTCTTCACCGGGGACGTCGGGAGCGGCGTGGAGAAGCAGATGGTCAGGAGGAACGGGAAGGGATTGAGGTCGCAGATACTAAAGGTAGGGCACCACGGGTCGAAGTCGTCCTCCTCGGAGCCGTTCCTCCTGTCCGTGAAGCCGGAGGCCGCTATCGTGAGCACCGGGAGCACCGACCCTGATGGCCCGTACATTGAGACGATCGACAGGCTGCGCGAGGCGGGGGCGAAGGTGTACCAGACCGGCCTGTACGGGATGATCACGGTGATATCGGACGGGAAGGGCTACCGGGTCCTCACGGAGCGTGCCTCCGGGCAGGCCGCGCCGGAGATCCGGGAGACGCCGGTGTGCACGGCGCCGGTCATCACGCCGCGGGAGATGCCCGCCGCAACAGGCGCTGGTGTGCTATGA
- the tgt gene encoding tRNA guanosine(34) transglycosylase Tgt has translation MEFSVLHKDAATQARVGRLTTPHGAVDTPVFMPVGTQGTVKTMSPEELQEIGIAIILGNTYHLAMRPGVDVITRAGGLHRFMHWGGALLTDSGGYQVFSLANLREISDEGVSFRSHVDGQTHFLSPERAVKIQEALGSDIMMVLDECAPYPCEYDYACNSMERSLQWALRCKNARRPDGAALFGIVQGGTYAQLRSRSVQELLRIGFDGYAIGGLSVGEPRMVMLENVERCTSLLPERQPRYLMGCGTPVEILEAVARGVDMFDCVMPTRNGRNGTAFTRSGKLPVKNGAYRDDMRPLEEGCGCVACRNYSRAYLRHLFNAGEVLGLRLVTYHNLYFYHRLMADIRQAIAAGAFEQFSRECAERYERGKK, from the coding sequence ATGGAATTCTCCGTTCTCCACAAAGACGCCGCCACCCAGGCACGCGTCGGGCGGCTCACGACCCCTCACGGCGCTGTGGACACGCCCGTCTTCATGCCCGTGGGGACGCAGGGTACGGTGAAGACGATGAGTCCCGAGGAGCTTCAGGAGATCGGCATCGCCATCATCCTCGGCAATACGTATCACCTCGCCATGCGTCCCGGCGTGGACGTGATCACGCGGGCGGGAGGGCTGCACCGGTTCATGCACTGGGGAGGCGCGCTCCTCACCGACAGCGGCGGCTACCAGGTCTTCAGCCTCGCGAACCTCCGTGAGATCAGCGATGAGGGGGTCTCCTTCCGCTCCCACGTCGACGGCCAGACGCACTTCCTCAGCCCGGAGCGCGCGGTCAAGATCCAGGAGGCGCTGGGCTCGGATATCATGATGGTCCTGGACGAGTGCGCTCCCTACCCGTGCGAATATGATTATGCTTGCAATTCGATGGAGCGGAGCCTACAATGGGCGCTCCGCTGCAAAAATGCGCGACGCCCGGATGGGGCCGCCCTTTTCGGCATCGTCCAGGGCGGCACGTATGCTCAGTTGCGGAGCCGTTCCGTTCAGGAGCTCCTGCGGATCGGTTTCGACGGCTATGCCATTGGCGGCCTCAGCGTCGGCGAGCCGCGGATGGTCATGCTGGAGAATGTGGAGCGCTGCACCTCGTTGCTGCCGGAGCGTCAGCCCCGCTATCTCATGGGCTGCGGCACGCCTGTCGAGATCCTGGAAGCGGTTGCCCGCGGCGTGGATATGTTCGACTGCGTCATGCCCACGAGGAACGGCCGTAACGGCACGGCGTTCACGCGCTCAGGCAAGCTCCCCGTCAAGAATGGCGCTTACCGCGATGATATGAGGCCGCTGGAGGAGGGGTGCGGTTGTGTGGCATGCCGCAATTATTCACGGGCCTATCTCAGGCACCTCTTCAACGCGGGCGAGGTGCTGGGGCTGAGGCTGGTGACCTATCACAATCTCTATTTTTATCACCGGCTCATGGCGGACATCCGACAGGCGATCGCCGCGGGAGCGTTCGAGCAGTTCAGTCGGGAGTGCGCTGAACGGTATGAACGTGGAAAGAAATGA
- the yajC gene encoding preprotein translocase subunit YajC, with protein sequence MSPLMSGVGHVAGLLGMAPPPGGAGGQQPGLMQFLPMIVMLVAIFYLLVFRPQQKKQKEQKDMIASIKKGDAVITSGGIHGVVAGLKEDVVVVKVADNVKIEVSKGSISVVTRKGGETPDAADASRSNE encoded by the coding sequence ATGAGTCCATTGATGAGTGGCGTGGGGCATGTGGCAGGCCTGCTCGGGATGGCGCCGCCGCCCGGCGGAGCGGGGGGGCAGCAGCCCGGGCTGATGCAGTTTCTCCCGATGATCGTGATGCTCGTGGCGATTTTCTATCTGCTCGTGTTTCGCCCGCAGCAGAAGAAGCAGAAGGAGCAAAAGGACATGATCGCCTCGATCAAGAAGGGAGACGCGGTCATCACGTCAGGGGGCATCCACGGCGTGGTGGCCGGCCTGAAGGAGGACGTGGTGGTGGTGAAGGTGGCGGACAACGTGAAGATAGAGGTTTCCAAGGGGTCGATTTCGGTGGTGACCAGAAAAGGGGGCGAGACGCCTGACGCTGCTGACGCTTCGCGAAGTAACGAGTAA
- a CDS encoding HD domain-containing protein, giving the protein MVSMGYTEHGARHARMVADAARAILLKLGRDRRQAELAAIAGYLHDLGNLVNRENHALTGSAIARNLLEDMGMPHGEVADIMAAIGHHQEENGEPMSDVSAALILADKIDVHRGRVRKRNKMDFDKHDRVNYSAERSVVRVSRKKRTIRYELKIDTKLSQVMEYFEIFMSRMVIARRAAAFLGCALELVINGAKML; this is encoded by the coding sequence ATGGTGTCCATGGGGTACACGGAGCACGGCGCGCGGCATGCGCGCATGGTCGCTGATGCCGCCCGGGCGATCCTTCTCAAGCTGGGACGCGACAGGCGGCAGGCCGAGCTCGCCGCGATCGCGGGCTACCTGCACGACCTCGGCAATCTCGTCAACAGGGAGAACCACGCCCTCACCGGCAGCGCGATCGCGCGCAACCTTCTCGAGGATATGGGGATGCCCCACGGAGAGGTCGCGGATATCATGGCCGCGATAGGGCATCACCAGGAGGAGAACGGAGAGCCGATGAGCGATGTGTCGGCGGCCCTCATCCTCGCGGACAAGATCGACGTGCACCGGGGCCGCGTGCGCAAACGAAATAAGATGGATTTTGACAAACACGACCGCGTCAACTATTCCGCGGAGCGGTCGGTGGTGAGGGTGAGCAGGAAGAAACGGACCATACGCTACGAGCTGAAGATAGACACGAAACTCTCCCAGGTGATGGAGTATTTTGAGATTTTCATGTCGAGGATGGTCATCGCGCGCAGGGCGGCGGCGTTCCTCGGGTGCGCGCTCGAGCTCGTCATCAACGGCGCCAAGATGCTATGA
- the secD gene encoding protein translocase subunit SecD, which produces MNKNLRWRTFIIFCVLVVCMYYIYPTVRWAALSPAMKEQLDQEWARRDAEMSGEALPARISYSLEKWLRGDPRRVLNLGLDLKGGMHVVLQVDTKDMPEDARKDAVPRAVEIIRNRVDEFGVAEPSIFPEGRDRIVVQLPGVDDPQRAVALIGKTALLEFKLVAEDTLARTVLERINAKRPILAQLNEDEGRTHDGVAYSYWIIPEKKIKIAEAILDSQEAKDLIPKGYEFMLGRTLPDRRTKEVGKGLYLLKKDTVIKGISLRNAMLGRAGMFQQPVVNMDFEREGMRKLRIVSGEAEKRYKDPKNPVVSRLAVVLDDVVYSAPLMMVKLDSSPYIEGSFSIEEANDLAIVLRAGALPAPVKVAENRVVGPSLGRDSIISGVKAALLGLSLVLLFMAMYYLRAGIVADFALMINAFIIIAALALFRATLTLPGIAGIILTLGMAVDANVLIFERIREETALGRNIRAAIANGYTKAFVTILDSNLTTLIAGLILYWIGTGPVRGFAVTLSIGIITSMWTALFVTRVIFDSMSMRKSFTRLRMLQFIKVTNIDFIGKLWYAIGISILIIALGVFSFLHKGWKNNFGVDFSGGALQQFSFQKPMNVATVRETLSEIGLQESMIQHMEGGREIIIKTAQDESKQMRALFAKRFPGNPAQLLRTEMVGPVVGRALRQQALLGLIFSFLAIIVYVWWRFRKPQYGIAGVLALVHDVLITAGLCALTNRPIDLGIIAALLTIVGFSINDTIVIFDRIREDLKLMKKASLKEIINLAINQTLSRTLITSFTAILTVACIFIWGGSVIHDFAFALIVGMISGVYSTVYIAAPILILWPGPRQQAAVGR; this is translated from the coding sequence ATGAACAAGAATCTTCGTTGGAGAACATTCATCATTTTCTGCGTCCTGGTGGTCTGCATGTACTACATATACCCCACCGTACGCTGGGCCGCGCTGTCGCCGGCAATGAAAGAGCAGCTCGATCAGGAGTGGGCGCGGAGGGACGCGGAGATGAGCGGGGAGGCGCTCCCCGCGAGGATATCCTACTCGCTCGAAAAATGGCTCCGCGGGGATCCGCGCAGGGTGCTCAATCTCGGCCTTGACCTGAAGGGCGGCATGCATGTCGTGCTCCAGGTCGACACGAAGGACATGCCCGAAGATGCGAGAAAAGACGCGGTCCCGCGAGCGGTTGAAATCATCAGGAACCGGGTGGACGAGTTCGGCGTCGCCGAGCCCTCGATATTCCCCGAGGGGCGCGACCGCATCGTCGTGCAGTTGCCGGGGGTGGATGACCCGCAGCGGGCGGTGGCGCTGATCGGGAAAACCGCGCTCCTCGAATTCAAGCTCGTCGCTGAGGACACCCTCGCCAGAACGGTGCTCGAGCGCATCAATGCGAAGAGGCCGATCCTCGCCCAGCTCAACGAGGATGAGGGGCGCACGCACGATGGGGTCGCGTACAGCTACTGGATCATCCCCGAGAAGAAGATCAAGATCGCGGAGGCGATTCTCGATTCGCAGGAGGCCAAAGACCTCATCCCGAAAGGTTATGAATTCATGCTCGGCCGCACGCTCCCTGACCGCAGGACAAAGGAGGTCGGGAAGGGGCTCTACCTGCTCAAGAAGGACACGGTGATCAAGGGGATTTCGCTCCGGAATGCCATGCTCGGCCGCGCGGGAATGTTCCAGCAACCCGTGGTGAATATGGACTTCGAACGCGAGGGGATGCGGAAGCTGAGGATCGTGTCGGGAGAGGCGGAGAAGCGGTACAAGGATCCGAAGAACCCCGTGGTGAGCCGGCTCGCGGTCGTGCTCGATGACGTGGTCTACTCGGCCCCGCTGATGATGGTCAAGTTGGACTCCAGCCCCTATATCGAGGGGAGCTTCAGCATTGAGGAGGCGAATGATCTCGCGATCGTCCTGCGGGCGGGCGCCCTCCCCGCTCCAGTGAAGGTGGCTGAGAACAGGGTCGTGGGCCCGAGCCTCGGACGCGATTCCATCATTTCCGGAGTGAAAGCGGCGCTCCTCGGCCTCTCACTCGTGCTCCTGTTCATGGCGATGTATTATCTCCGCGCGGGCATTGTTGCCGATTTCGCGCTCATGATCAACGCGTTCATCATCATTGCCGCGCTCGCCCTGTTTCGCGCCACGCTCACCCTCCCCGGCATCGCCGGTATCATCCTCACGCTGGGCATGGCGGTGGACGCAAACGTCCTCATATTCGAGCGGATACGCGAGGAGACGGCGCTGGGGCGCAACATACGCGCCGCAATCGCGAACGGCTACACCAAGGCGTTCGTGACGATTCTCGACTCCAACCTCACCACGCTCATCGCGGGGCTCATCCTCTACTGGATCGGGACGGGGCCCGTGCGGGGATTCGCGGTGACCCTCAGCATCGGTATCATCACCAGCATGTGGACGGCGCTCTTCGTCACGCGCGTCATATTCGACAGCATGTCCATGAGGAAGTCTTTCACGAGGCTCAGGATGCTCCAGTTCATCAAGGTGACGAATATAGATTTTATCGGCAAGCTGTGGTACGCGATCGGAATCTCCATCCTCATCATCGCGCTCGGCGTCTTCAGCTTCTTACATAAAGGCTGGAAGAATAATTTTGGCGTCGATTTCAGCGGGGGCGCCCTCCAGCAATTCAGCTTCCAGAAGCCCATGAATGTGGCCACGGTTCGCGAAACACTGAGTGAAATCGGTCTCCAGGAGTCAATGATCCAGCACATGGAAGGCGGCAGGGAGATCATCATCAAAACGGCGCAGGATGAGAGTAAGCAGATGCGGGCACTTTTTGCGAAGCGGTTCCCCGGCAACCCCGCCCAGCTCCTCAGAACCGAAATGGTCGGGCCCGTCGTCGGCAGGGCGCTCCGGCAGCAGGCGCTCCTCGGGCTCATCTTCTCATTCCTCGCCATCATCGTCTACGTCTGGTGGCGGTTCAGGAAACCGCAGTACGGCATCGCCGGCGTGCTCGCCCTCGTCCACGACGTGCTCATCACGGCGGGACTCTGCGCGCTCACCAACAGGCCGATCGACCTCGGGATCATCGCGGCGCTGCTCACCATCGTTGGTTTCTCGATCAACGACACCATCGTCATTTTCGACCGCATCCGCGAAGACTTGAAGCTGATGAAAAAGGCGAGCTTGAAAGAAATCATCAACCTCGCCATCAACCAGACGCTCTCCCGGACCCTGATCACCTCGTTCACCGCGATACTGACCGTCGCCTGCATCTTCATCTGGGGGGGGAGCGTGATCCACGACTTCGCCTTCGCGCTCATCGTCGGAATGATCTCCGGCGTATACTCGACTGTCTACATCGCCGCGCCCATCCTGATCCTCTGGCCGGGGCCACGGCAACAGGCAGCCGTCGGGCGCTAG